A stretch of the Aegilops tauschii subsp. strangulata cultivar AL8/78 chromosome 4, Aet v6.0, whole genome shotgun sequence genome encodes the following:
- the LOC109787136 gene encoding F-box protein At5g49610-like produces the protein MSSSKRMMADVSGGGWLPDEMIMEVLLRLPAKSLLRFRAVCRSWAALFSTEQFRGLHMATPKAAPPKLLFVSPTATSDSSTEVCSVSLSAGPEDDLKLFTLDSACGDSMQLLMPAPCHGLNLLFDAVAPAYYICNAATRAVTRLPPFPRGFRHASAGLGFDARTRRYKVVRLIGGTHDDIESVRCEVYTHGDHVGGGSPMDSWRPPAGGGVPLGLRRFAGAAVSDAQFHNLPPVFANGSLHWSLHPLSSKRPRAAVISFSLADETFSFIGPPPFWTSPAPLLASDPESIPYRNAELEGHLVQMDNQLCMVRDLRYDGNTGGCILEIWKLSDRSSGAWSLYHAVHLFGRVARDLCRPEVMRVIGSTSGNGRLGKKIIIITSEHIMYDEFRKKAHTYDLSSESLETILSIEETHASLEGVTPSSRFSLFEESLAPVHRFAEHA, from the coding sequence ATGAGTAGCAGCAAGAGGATGATGGCCGATGTATCCGGCGGTGGTTGGCTCCCGGACGAGATGATCATGGAGGTGCTGCTGCGGCTCCCCGCCAAATCCCTCCTCCGCTTCCGGGCCGTCTGCCGCTCCTGGGCGGCGCTCTTCTCCACGGAGCAGTTCCGCGGCCTCCACATGGCGACCCCCAAGGCAGCGCCGCCCAAGCTGCTCTTCGTCTCGCCCACAGCAACGTCCGACTCCTCGACGGAGGTGTGCTCAGTCTCCCTGTCAGCAGGCCCCGAAGATGACCTGAAGCTCTTCACCCTCGACTCTGCCTGCGGCGACTCGATGCAGCTGCTCATGCCGGCACCCTGCCATGGCCTCAACCTTCTGTTCGACGCCGTCGCGCCGGCCTACTACATCTGCAACGCGGCCACACGAGCCGTCACACGTCTCCCACCTTTCCCTCGCGGGTTCAGGCATGCATCTGCCGGGCTGGGGTTTGATGCCCGGACAAGAAGGTACAAGGTGGTCAGGCTAATCGGAGGGACACACGATGACATCGAGTCCGTCAGGTGTGAGGTGTACACACATGGAGACCACGTAGGTGGTGGTTCTCCTATGGATAGCTGGAGGCCGCCCGCCGGCGGAGGAGTGCCCCTTGGATTGCGCAGGTTCGCGGGTGCTGCTGTTAGTGATGCACAATTTCACAATCTACCGCCTGTGTTTGCAAACGGCTCCCTACACTGGTCGCTCCACCCTCTCTCCTCCAAAAGGCCAAGGGCTGCTGTGATATCATTTTCTCTTGCAGACGAAACCTTCAGTTTCATCGGACCGCCGCCGTTCTGGACATCGCCCGCACCCTTATTGGCATCAGATCCAGAGAGCATCCCCTATCGCAACGCGGAATTAGAAGGGCATCTTGTGCAGATGGATAACCAACTATGTATGGTCCGAGACCTTCGATATGATGGTAATACCGGTGGTTGCATTTTGGAGATCTGGAAATTGTCGGACCGTAGCTCCGGTGCTTGGTCACTGTATCATGCCGTTCATTTGTTCGGGCGTGTGGCGAGAGATCTATGTCGGCCGGAGGTTATGAGAGTTATCGGTTCCACTAGCGGCAATGGCAGGTTAGGGAAGAAGATAATCATCATTACTAGCGAGCACATAATGTACGATGAGTTTCGGAAGAAGGCTCACACCTATGACCTTAGCTCTGAATCTCTAGAGACCATTCTTTCAATCGAGGAGACACACGCATCACTTGAAGGCGTCACTCCAAGTTCAAGATTTAGTTTATTTGAAGAGAGCCTTGCTCCAGTGCATCGATTTGCTGAGCATGCTTGA